The Parambassis ranga chromosome 14, fParRan2.1, whole genome shotgun sequence genome includes a window with the following:
- the tbl2 gene encoding transducin beta-like protein 2, whose amino-acid sequence MEIAALVALTLLLGALVILVALAVGRRKEEIREKTEQAAEFAAEASLAKGPAPKKQKQEKQRSRKDKPSQHSFSHPLLAASLKGHSGNVTCLDFSSNGKYLASCSDDRTVRIWSTKDFLDREHKCLRANVELDHATLVSFSPDSRAFITWLANGDAIRIFKMIKKDDGTFNFKAASEDFPQKHKAPILNIGIAETGKFIMSASTDTCIHIWDLKGEVLASINTNQMTNSYAAISPCGRFVASCGFTPDVKVWEVCFGKGGEFKEVARAFDLKGHSAGVHAFAFSNDSRRMVTVSKDGTWKLWNTDVEYKKQQDPYLLKTVPCSSSEGSRVALSPDGRIVAVSDGCNVAMYDAASGQLEEELHGVHSEEITGLRFDINGRFLVCSGDKAIRVFHNAPGYRAAIRDMQDMLKKAQNEAMKQRLQQQIREAQSALDTVLTAPSH is encoded by the exons ATGGAGATAGCCGCTCTGGTTGCCTTGACTTTGTTACTGGGTGCACTGGTCATTCTGGTCGCGTTGGCGGTGGGCAGACGGAAAGAAGAAataagagagaaaacagagcaggCAGCAGAGTTTGCCG CTGAAGCAAGTTTGGCGAAGGGTCCTGCCCCCAAGAAACAGAAGCAGGAGAAGCAACGCAGCCGCAAGGATAAACCCTCACAGCACAGTTTTAGCCATCCGCTGCTGGCAGCCTCATTGAag GGCCACAGCGGAAACGTGACCTGCCTTGATTTCAGCAGTAATGGGAAGTACCTGGCGTCATGCTCCGACGACCGCACCGTAAGGATCTGGAGCACCAAAGACTTCCTGGACCGGGAACACAAGTGCCTGAGAGCCAATGTAGAACTAGATCATGCTACACTGGTCAGCTTCAGCCCAGACTCCAG GGCATTCATCACCTGGTTGGCCAATGGAGATGCCATCAGAATCTTTAAAATGATCAAAAAGGATGATGGCACTTTTAACTTCAAAGCGGCCTCGGAGGATTTCCCGCAGAAACACAAGGCCCCCATTCTTAACATTGGCATTGCAGAAACAG GCAAGTTTATCATGAGTGCCTCCACTGATACCTGCATCCACATCTGGGACCTGAAAGGAGAGGTACTGGCCTCTATCAACACCAACCAGATGACCAACTCGTATGCTGCCATTTCACCATGTGGCAG GTTTGTAGCATCCTGTGGCTTCACTCCTGATGTGAAGGTTTGGGAGGTTTGTTTTGGGAAAGGAGGAGAATTCAAAGAAGTGGCGCGAGCCTTTGACTTGAAGGGTCACTCTGCAGGAGTTCATGCATTCGCCTTTTCCAATGACTCTCGCAG AATGGTGACTGTCTCCAAAGATGGGACGTGGAAGCTCTGGAACACCGACGTGGAGTACAAAAAACAGCAGGATCCCTACCTCCTGAAGACCGTTCCCTGCTCCTCATCTGAAGGCAGTCGCGTGGCTTTGTCACCGGACGGTCGGATCGTGGCCGTCAGTGATGGCTGCAACGTGGCCATGTATGACGCTGCCAGcgggcagctggaggaggagctgcatgGCGTCCACAGTGAGGAGATAACCGGCCTTAGATTTGACATTAATGGGCGCTTCTTGGTGTGTAGCGGCGACAAGGCTATCCGAGTGTTTCACAATGCCCCAGGCTACCGGGCGGCTATCAGAGACATGCAGGACATGCTGAAGAAGGCCCAGAACGAGGCTATGAAGCaaagactgcagcagcagatcagaGAGGCTCAGAGCGCCCTGGACACTGTGCTCACTGCTCCCTCTCACTAA